The genomic segment AAGCTTGCAGCGTACAGCTTTCCGTTCGAGCTGAATGATGTGACGCGCACGTATTTCCAGAACCTGGAGAAGCAGGAGTCTGGGCAGACGTCGGCGGACATTCGGGCGATTCTTGCTTCGCCGCCGGATATGGAGGCGGCGAAACGACTGAGCGCGGAGCCGAGCTTCAATTCGAACTTCCGCACGACGTGCGTGGCGACTCGGCTGGCCGCGGGCCATGCGAATAACGCGCTGGCGCAGAGCGCGCAGGCGAACGTGAATTGCAGGATTTTTCCAGGGCACTCACCGGAGGAGATTCGGCAGCAGCTTGTGCAATTGTTCGGGGATTCCAAGCTGACGGTGAAGTATGTTTCTGATGCGGGCACGGTCGTCGCTGATGTCGCGCCGGAGCGGAAGGCGATTGTTCCAGTTGCGCCGATGCCTGAGGTGATGGAGCCGCTGACGCGGATCACGCAGGCGATTTGGCCGGGAGTACCGGTGACCCCGGTGATGGAGAATGGCGCCAGCGATTCGATCTACTTCGCGCAGGCGGGCTATGCGACGTATGGCTACTCGGCTATTGCGCTGGAGCGCGACGATGATCGCGCGCACGGGCAGGACGAGAGGCTGCCGGTGGATTCGTATTGGAAGTCGCTGCAGTTCCTTTATGCGTTTGCGAAGGCTGTAGGTGACAGATGAGCGTTGCCGCGTCGGAGGCCGTGTATCGCAGGATCACGTGGCGGCTGGTGCCATTCCTGGTGCTGCTTTACACGGTTGCGGTTCTCGACCGCGTGAACATCAGCTTTGCAGCGCTGACCATGAATCGCGACCTTGGCATCTCCGATCGCATGTATGGCTTTGCGGCGGGCGTGTTCTTTCTTACCTACTGCCTGTTTCAGGTGCCGGCCAATTTGCTCCTCGCGCGGATTGGCGCGCGGCGCTGGCTGGGTATGCTGATGATGGTGTGGGGCGTGGTGTCGATGGGCACGGCGTTTGTGCCGAACTCCGGCGTGTACATCGGGCTGCGCGCGGCGCTGGGGATTGCCGAGTCGGGCTTTTATCCCGGCGTGATTTACTACTTCACCTTCTGGCTGCCGCGGCCGCAGCGGACGCGGGTGCTGGCGTTGTTCCTGCTGGCGTTTCCGCTGAGCAACATAGTGGGCTCGCCGATCTCTGCGCATATCTTGCTGATGGATCAGTTCGCCGGGTTGCGGGGTTGGCAATGGGTGTTTCTGCTGGAAGGCGTGCCGGCAGTGCTGCTTGGATTTGCGACGTGGTGGGCGCTTGCGGATGGACCAGCTTCGGCTGCATGGTTGTCGCAGCAAGAGAAGGAGAGGGTGGCCCAGGATCTCTCGCATGATGAGGCTGTGCATCGCGTGGGCTCAGGTAGTACACGGGTGAAGGTGGCTGGAGATGCAGCGGCGTACTTCATGTGGAGCTCCGGAGTGTATGGGCTCAGTTTCTTTCTGCCGAAGATTCTGGTGGCACGCGGAGCGACCGCACTGTCTACGGGATGGTGGGCGACGCTGACGTTCACTATGGGTGCGCTGGCGATGTACTGGGCCAGTCATCGGCGCGGGTATCGCATGCTGCCGGCTCTGTTTTTTGCGGCGGGAATGGGCTTTGCGGCAGCGGGGTACTTCCATTCGGTTGGCGGCGCGGTGGCCAGTTTCTGCCTGGCGGCCATGGGGTTGCTGTCGTCGTTGCCGATCTTCTGGAGCGTGGCTACCGGCCGGTTGAGCGGCAAGGCGGCGGGTGCGGCGATTGCATTTGTAAATTCAGTGGGTGCGGTGGGTGCGTTCGCGGGCCCGTACGCGATGGGGTGGCTGCACGATGCTACGCACAGCTACGTGGCTGGATTGTGGTCGATTGCGGCTTGCCTGGGCGCGGGGGCGCTGCTGACCTTGAATGCGGCCAAGCCTGCCAGCCCGGCGGCGGCAAGTTCGTGATCTTGGCGGTGCGCCTATAGGATTCATCCGACTGGTAAACTAGAGCTTGATGATTCTCCCGTTCGTCCGCGAGATTTTTGCGGACCTGGAGCATACGCCGGCATTCGATCGCGTTCGCAGGCACCTGAGCCTGGGTTCGGGGCGGCGTATTGTGTCCGGACTCACCGCGACCGCGCGTTCCCTCTACATTCCGCTGATGGCCCGGGCTGCTGGACGGCCTGTGATCGTTGCGGTCTCTGATAACAAGGCGGCCGAAGCGCTGGAGCCGATGATCCGCGCGGGCTGCGAGCTGACCGGGGCTGTCGATCCGGGGCGTGTGGTGCGGCTGCCCGCGCATGACGTGCTGCCGTTCGAGAATCTTTCCCCGCACCCGGACGTGCAGGAGCAGCGCGCGGCCGCTTTGTGGAAGCTATCGACGGGGGCGGCGTCGATCATCATTGCGCCGGTGGAAGCGCTGGCGATGCGGCTGTTCGATCGCGATTACTACGCCAGCCTTGCGGTGAGCCTCAAACGTGGGGAAGAGATCGATGTTGAGGTGCTGACCGCGCACCTGGCGAGCGTGGGTTACACGCAGATGGACCTGGTGGAGATGCCGGGGCAGTTCACGCGGCGCGGCGGCATTCTCGACGTGTATTCGCCGGAGTCGGACAGGCCGGTGCGCATCGAGTTTTTCGGAGACGAGATCGATACGATCCGCAAGTTCGATCCGGAGACGCAGCGCTCGCAATCCGGCCTGGATGAAGCGCAGCTTCTTCCGCTGACGGAGACGCCCGTCACCGAGCATCTGCTGGCGGCGGTGCATGCGCGGCTGAGCAGGCAGCGCGTCGAGATTGAGGGCGACGACGAGGCGGACGAGATGGCGATGGAAGCCGCGGCGGCCGGTGGGGTCAGCGTCTTTCCGGGATGGGAGTTTTTCGCCGCTGTTGCGGGAGCTGAGACGAATCTGCTGAAGCTGGTGCCGAAGGCTGTGCTCTTTGTGGATGAGCCGGGCATGGTGCGCAACCAGATTGACCGCTGGTGGAACAAGATTGAGCAGCGCCATGAGCGCAGCGGTATCGGCAACCTGGTTCGGCCGGAAGATATCTACCTACGGCCTGAGATTCTACAGGGACTGCTGCAGGCGCACTTCGGCATCGACGTTGATCAGCTTGGCGCGGTGGATGTGATCGATGAAGATTCGACGCTGGGCGAGATCAGCCTGAACACGCGGCCGACGCTGCGCTTCCACGGATCGATCCCCGCATTGATCGAACAACTGCGCCGGCTCATGGAAGTAGAGACGCACATCGTTGTTGCAGCGGCGAACCAGGGAGACGTGGAGCGCATGGCGACTGTGTTCCGCGAGTACCAGATCCCGTATCGCTTCGGGAGCCGCGCTGCGTCGCATAGCGGCGAGACGATGCTGGAAGAGGCCAGCTACATGGCCGGCGATCTGCGCGTGCCGGTGATTGTGCGGACGCCGATTGCGGCGGGCGTCAGCTTTCCTGAATCGAACCTGATCATCTTCGGCGCGAACGATCTCAATGATGAGGCGGACATTGCTGCGCGGCCTGAGCCTAAGCGATCGAAGACTGCTGCGTTTGTCTCGGATTTTCGGGACTTGTCGATGGGTGATTATGTTGTCCACGTTGAGCACGGGATCGCGCAGTATCAGGGCTTGAAGGAGATTGTGCAGGACGGGCTCGCGGTCGAATTCATGATTCTGGAATTCGCAGAGCAGGCCAAGCTGTATGTTCCGCTCACGCGGCTGGACCTGATTCAGAAGTATCGTTCGACGGACACGGGGCCAGCACCGGTCCTGAACAAGCTGGGATCGCAGCAGTGGGTTAAGACGAAGGCGCGCGTGCGCAAGGCCATGCAGGACATGGCGGCGGAACTGCTCAAACTCTATGCAGAGCGGCACACTGCGCAGGGTACGGCGTTCTCGAAGGACAACGAATTCCAGAAGGAGTTCGAAGACGCGTTCGATTACAACGAAACCGACGACCAGCTCGCTGCAATCCGCGCCATCAAGTACGACATGGAGCAGCAGACGCCGATGGATCGGCTGCTGTGCGGCGACGTGGGCTACGGCAAGACGGAAGTGGCGATGCGGGCGGCGTTCAAGGCTGTGCAGGACTCGAAGCAGGTGGCAGTGCTGACGCCGACCACGGTGCTCAGCTTCCAGCATTTCGAGACATTCAAGAAGCGCTTTTCGCAGTTCCCGATCAAGGTGGAGATGATCTCGCGCTTCCGCACGCAGAAGGAACAGAAGCAGATTGTGGAAGAGGTGGAGCACGGCAAGGTCGACGTGCTGATCGGCACGCACCGGCTGCTGTCGAAGGACATCAAGTTTCAGGATCTGGGCTTGCTCATCGTGGATGAAGAACAGCGCTTCGGGGTGCGGCACAAAGAACGGCTGAAGCAACTGCGCAAGGAGATCGATGTGCTGGCGATGAGTGCCACGCCGATTCCGCGCACGCTGCACATGTCGCTGGTTGGGTTGCGCGATATGTCGGTGATTGAAACGCCGCCGAAGGATCGCATGGCGATTCAGACGGTGGTTGCGAAGTTCGATGAGAAGATCATTCGATCGGCGATTGAGTTGGAGTTGGAGCGCGGCGGGCAGGTTTACTTCGTGCATAATCGCGTGGAATCGATTTATGAGCACGCGTCGCGGATTCAGGAACTGGTTCCGGCAGCGCGCGTTGCGGTTGGCCATGGGCAGATGAGCGAAGGAGAACTCGAGAAGGTGATTCTTGCCTTCATGCATCACGAATTCGACGTGCTGGTGGCGACGACGATTATTGAAAATGGGATTGATATTCCCAACGCCAATACCATCGTCATCAATCGCGCGGATAGACACGGGCTGAGCGAGCTTTATCAGCTGCGCGGACGGGTGGGGCGGTCGAATCGCCGGGCGTATTCATACTTGCTGATCCCGCAGGAGGGCGAACTGAACGAGATTGCGCGACGGCGTCTTGCGGCGTTGAAGGAGTTCAGCGACCTGGGCGCGGGGTTCAAGATCGCCGCGCTAGATCTCGAACTGCGCGGAGCGGGCAACATGCTGGGCGGCGAGCAGAGCGGGCACATTGAGGCGATCGGATTCGAGCTTTACACATCGATGCTTGAGCAGGCAGTGAAGGAATTGAAGGGCGAGGGCGGGGAAAAGAAGCCTGCGACGCAGCTCAATCTTGGCATTCCGCTGCGCATTGATGAGAGCTACGTCGCGGAAGAGAACCAGCGGCTGCGCCTCTATAAGAAGGTTGCCGGCGCGCAGAGCGAGAAGGCGCTGAGCGAACTTCGTTCTGAGATGGAGGACCGGTACGGGCCGCTGCCGGACTCGACCGTTTACCTGCTGGAGGCTGCGTCGCTGCGCCTGGAATGCGAGCGACTGGGCATTGCGCAGATCGATCGCAAGCGCGCCGAGCTGCAGATTCGCTTCAGCGAGAAGGCACAGATCGATCCGCAGCACCTGATGCGGCTCATTGCGAAGAATGCGAAGCGCGGCGCGCAGTTTACGCCGCAGGGCGTGTTGAAGTTTCCGCTGGCGGCACTGCGGCCGGATGAGATTCTGCTTGAGATTCGCGAACTGATTACCAACCTGGCGCCTGCGCCGGTGAATGCATGAAACACAGAGAGACGAACAGATGAAGCCCAGCCTTGCTGTAGTCGCAATTGGAGCGTGTATGTGCGCCACTGCTTTTGCTTCCGCCGCTGCAACGCCGCAGGAGAGCTTTCAGAAAGTATCGGACGAGTATTTCGATCAGGTGTATTTTCCGTACTCGCCAACCGGCGGGACTCTGACCGGGTACCACCAGTACGATACGCAGCTTGAGGATTTTTCGCGGAAGACGCTCGATGCCCAGGTGATGGCGCTCAAGGCGTTTGAGACGCGCGTTGCGGCGATTCCGGCTTCGGGACTGGACGAGATGACGCGCGGCGATCGCGAAATGGTGCTCAGCAACATTCGGTCTACGCTGCTGTCGCTGGAGACGATCCGCATGTGGGAGAAGAACCCGGACATCTACTCGGGCAGCATGAGCAATGCGGCGTTCTCGCTGATGGAGCGCAAGTTCGCCTCGCCGGACGATCGGCTGCGCTCGCTGATTGCGCGCGAGAAGTTGATGCCATCACGGCTTGACGAGGCGCGGGCGAATCTCAAGAATCCGCCGCGGATCTACACTGAGATCGCGATTGAGCAGCTTCCGGGGATCGTCAGTTTCTTCGAGCACGATGTGCAGCTGGCATTCGCTGAGGCGAAAGATCAAGCATTGAAGGCGGAGTTTGCGCAGACCAACGCTGCAGTCATCGCGGCGTTGAACAGCTATCAGGCATGGCTAAAGTCCGATCTGCTGCCGAAGTCGAATGGGGACTTTCGCATCGGAGCGGAGACGTTCTCAAAGAAGCTGGCGTATGACGAGATGGTGGACCTGCCGCTCGACAAGCTGCTGGAGATTGGCCGGGCCGATTTGCGCAAGAACCAGCAGCACTTCAACGAGCTTGCAAAGGAACTCGAGCCGGGCAAGGAGCCGCAGCAGGTTCTCGAAGAGCTCGGGTCGCATCATCCGGCGCCCGATCAGCTGCTCGCCAGCTTCAGGGCTACGTTCGACAGCCTGATCGGTTTCATTCGCGATCATCATATTGTGACGATTCCGTCGGATGTGCGCCCGATTCTGGAAGAGACGCCGCCGTTCATGCGCGCGACCACGTTCGCTAGCATGGACACGCCCGGGCCGCATGAGAAGCATGCCACCGAGGCCTACTTCAACGTGACGCTGCCTGACAAGAAGCTGACGCCGGCGGAGGTCGAGGGCTACATGCACTCATTCAATGTGGGCACGATTATTTCGACAGCGGTGCATGAGGCGTATCCGGGGCACTATGTGCAGTTCCTGTGGGTTCCGCAGGCGCCGAGCAGGGTGCGCAAGCTGCTGGGGGCGAGTACGAATGTTGAGGGTTGGGCGCACTATTGCGAGCAGATGATGCTCGATGCGGGTTACGGACAGCCGGGGATAGGCGCAAAGGATGAACATGAGGCGAAGCTGCTGCGACTGGGGCAGTTGCAGGATGCATTGCTGCGCAATGCGCGCTTCATTGTCGGTATCGAGATGCACACGGGCAAGATGAGCTTCGACCAGGCGGTGGAGTTCTTCCAGAAAGAGGGTTATCAGTCGAAGGAAACCGCGATGGTGGAGACCAAGCGGGGCACGGCCGATCCGACGTATCTCTATTACACGCTGGGCAAACTCGAGATCATGAAGCTGCGCGAGGACCTGAAGAAGAAGCAGGGCGCAGCGTTCTCACTGCAGAGCTTCCACGATGAGTTTCTCAAGCAGGGATTCCCGCCGATCAAGATCGTGCGCGAGGCGATGCTGGGGGATACGTCGCCGACGCTGTAACGGGAAAATGGGCTAGCAGGTTAGCGAGTCAGGAGTCAGCGTGGTTCAACATCGGACTCAACGGCTTCTGACTCGCTTTGCTATTTCCACTTTATGTTGCAGCCGACGGAGGGGCGCTGGTCTTCGGTAACGGGCTGGCCTGCGATCACGGCGTCCAAGGCGGCACGCAGATCCTGGCCTGTGATCGGGATTGCATTGCCGGGGCGGCTTGCATCGAACTGGCCGCGGTAGGCGAGTTTCAGGTCGCTGCAGAAGAGGAAGAAGTCGGGAGTGCAGGCGGCTTTGTAGGCGCGCGCAACCTGCTGCGTTTCGTCGTAGAGATAAGGGAAACGGAAGCCAACGCGCTGCGACTGGGCCTTCAATCCGGCTGGATTGTCGTCGGGATACATCACCGCGTCATTGCTGCTGATGGCCACGATGCCGAGTTTGCCAGCGTAGTCATTGCCGATCTCGGCAAGGCCCTTCTCGATGTGCTTGACGTAGGGGCAATGCGTGCAGATGAACATGACAAGCAGGCCCTTTTGGCCGCGGAAATCATCGCGGCTCACGGTTTTGCCGCTGACTACATCGCGCAGTGCGAAATCCGGCGCTTCTGCGCCGAGGTCGAGCATCATCGTGGATTGAGTGAGTGCCATGTTCTACCTCTGGAACGAAGGATAGATTGCGTCCGTATCTATTCTCGCGCGTGGTCCGGATCCTGGGTAGTTGATTCGGTTGTGGTCCACCAAAACTTCGCGGACCGATGCGGGTTTCAATGGATGTAAGGCAGGGCCGAACGGAGGTCACAAGTGAGCATCGAAGGGGTGAAGTTTTGCGATCTATGCGGCGGCGTGATCAGCAGGTATGATGTCGCGCCGGTGAGGGTGGACGAAGGCGGCCACCGTGTGGAGTTGCATCTGCATAACCGTCACAAGGGTGATTGCCTGGCGCAGCAACTGGATTTGTGGACTGAGGCGTATGCGGGCGCAATCATTGCCGCCGGAAAAGCCGGATGGACGCAGGAGGCTGTTCAGCACGAAGCCTGAAATGTTCGGCGGCCTGCGACTTCCCCTTGCAGGCTACGAAAACAGGCCAGGCTGCCGCCCCGGCATGCTGAGGCCGAAGTGCTCGTAAGCCAGCCGCGTGGCCACCCGGCCGCGCGGCGTGCGATCAAGGAAACCGATTTGAATGAGAAAGGGCTCGTAGACTTCTTCGAGCGCGTCTTCTTCTTCGGCAAGGGTCGCAGCAAGAGTGCCCAGACCCACTGGGCCGCCATCGTACTTTTGGATGATGGTCATCAGCAGGCGGCGGTCGATCTCATCGAATCCATGCGCATCCACTTCCAACATGGTGAGGGCTGCGTTGGCCGTGGCGCGATCGATCACGCCCGTGCCGCGCACCTGGGCGTAGTCGCGCACGCGCCGCAGCAGGCGGTTGGCGATACGCGGCGTGCCTCGCGAGCGCAACGCGATCTCGGATGCGCCATCGTG from the Occallatibacter riparius genome contains:
- a CDS encoding MFS transporter encodes the protein MSVAASEAVYRRITWRLVPFLVLLYTVAVLDRVNISFAALTMNRDLGISDRMYGFAAGVFFLTYCLFQVPANLLLARIGARRWLGMLMMVWGVVSMGTAFVPNSGVYIGLRAALGIAESGFYPGVIYYFTFWLPRPQRTRVLALFLLAFPLSNIVGSPISAHILLMDQFAGLRGWQWVFLLEGVPAVLLGFATWWALADGPASAAWLSQQEKERVAQDLSHDEAVHRVGSGSTRVKVAGDAAAYFMWSSGVYGLSFFLPKILVARGATALSTGWWATLTFTMGALAMYWASHRRGYRMLPALFFAAGMGFAAAGYFHSVGGAVASFCLAAMGLLSSLPIFWSVATGRLSGKAAGAAIAFVNSVGAVGAFAGPYAMGWLHDATHSYVAGLWSIAACLGAGALLTLNAAKPASPAAASS
- the mfd gene encoding transcription-repair coupling factor, translated to MILPFVREIFADLEHTPAFDRVRRHLSLGSGRRIVSGLTATARSLYIPLMARAAGRPVIVAVSDNKAAEALEPMIRAGCELTGAVDPGRVVRLPAHDVLPFENLSPHPDVQEQRAAALWKLSTGAASIIIAPVEALAMRLFDRDYYASLAVSLKRGEEIDVEVLTAHLASVGYTQMDLVEMPGQFTRRGGILDVYSPESDRPVRIEFFGDEIDTIRKFDPETQRSQSGLDEAQLLPLTETPVTEHLLAAVHARLSRQRVEIEGDDEADEMAMEAAAAGGVSVFPGWEFFAAVAGAETNLLKLVPKAVLFVDEPGMVRNQIDRWWNKIEQRHERSGIGNLVRPEDIYLRPEILQGLLQAHFGIDVDQLGAVDVIDEDSTLGEISLNTRPTLRFHGSIPALIEQLRRLMEVETHIVVAAANQGDVERMATVFREYQIPYRFGSRAASHSGETMLEEASYMAGDLRVPVIVRTPIAAGVSFPESNLIIFGANDLNDEADIAARPEPKRSKTAAFVSDFRDLSMGDYVVHVEHGIAQYQGLKEIVQDGLAVEFMILEFAEQAKLYVPLTRLDLIQKYRSTDTGPAPVLNKLGSQQWVKTKARVRKAMQDMAAELLKLYAERHTAQGTAFSKDNEFQKEFEDAFDYNETDDQLAAIRAIKYDMEQQTPMDRLLCGDVGYGKTEVAMRAAFKAVQDSKQVAVLTPTTVLSFQHFETFKKRFSQFPIKVEMISRFRTQKEQKQIVEEVEHGKVDVLIGTHRLLSKDIKFQDLGLLIVDEEQRFGVRHKERLKQLRKEIDVLAMSATPIPRTLHMSLVGLRDMSVIETPPKDRMAIQTVVAKFDEKIIRSAIELELERGGQVYFVHNRVESIYEHASRIQELVPAARVAVGHGQMSEGELEKVILAFMHHEFDVLVATTIIENGIDIPNANTIVINRADRHGLSELYQLRGRVGRSNRRAYSYLLIPQEGELNEIARRRLAALKEFSDLGAGFKIAALDLELRGAGNMLGGEQSGHIEAIGFELYTSMLEQAVKELKGEGGEKKPATQLNLGIPLRIDESYVAEENQRLRLYKKVAGAQSEKALSELRSEMEDRYGPLPDSTVYLLEAASLRLECERLGIAQIDRKRAELQIRFSEKAQIDPQHLMRLIAKNAKRGAQFTPQGVLKFPLAALRPDEILLEIRELITNLAPAPVNA
- a CDS encoding DUF885 domain-containing protein; the protein is MCATAFASAAATPQESFQKVSDEYFDQVYFPYSPTGGTLTGYHQYDTQLEDFSRKTLDAQVMALKAFETRVAAIPASGLDEMTRGDREMVLSNIRSTLLSLETIRMWEKNPDIYSGSMSNAAFSLMERKFASPDDRLRSLIAREKLMPSRLDEARANLKNPPRIYTEIAIEQLPGIVSFFEHDVQLAFAEAKDQALKAEFAQTNAAVIAALNSYQAWLKSDLLPKSNGDFRIGAETFSKKLAYDEMVDLPLDKLLEIGRADLRKNQQHFNELAKELEPGKEPQQVLEELGSHHPAPDQLLASFRATFDSLIGFIRDHHIVTIPSDVRPILEETPPFMRATTFASMDTPGPHEKHATEAYFNVTLPDKKLTPAEVEGYMHSFNVGTIISTAVHEAYPGHYVQFLWVPQAPSRVRKLLGASTNVEGWAHYCEQMMLDAGYGQPGIGAKDEHEAKLLRLGQLQDALLRNARFIVGIEMHTGKMSFDQAVEFFQKEGYQSKETAMVETKRGTADPTYLYYTLGKLEIMKLREDLKKKQGAAFSLQSFHDEFLKQGFPPIKIVREAMLGDTSPTL
- a CDS encoding thioredoxin family protein, giving the protein MALTQSTMMLDLGAEAPDFALRDVVSGKTVSRDDFRGQKGLLVMFICTHCPYVKHIEKGLAEIGNDYAGKLGIVAISSNDAVMYPDDNPAGLKAQSQRVGFRFPYLYDETQQVARAYKAACTPDFFLFCSDLKLAYRGQFDASRPGNAIPITGQDLRAALDAVIAGQPVTEDQRPSVGCNIKWK